The region GAGCTCGCGGACGTGATCTACGGCGCCCGGGGCTCGAAGCCGATCGTGGCCATGGTCAACGCGACGGCCGCGAGCGCCGCTTACTGGCTCGCCAGCCAGGCGGATGAGCTCGTGGTCACGCCCTCCGGCCAGGTCGGCGCGATCGGGGTCCTGGCCATCCACGAGGACCTCTCGAAGATGGCCGAGAAGGCCGGCGCCAAGGTCACGTACATCAGCGCCGGCCGCTACAAGTCCGAAGGCCAGGCCTTCGTCGCCCTCGATGAGACGGCGCGCGCCGCCATGCAGCAGCGCGTCGACGACTACTATGCCGCCTTCCTCGGGGCCGTGGCCCGCGGCCGTGGGGTGACCGTGAGCGATGTCAAGGGCGGATTCGGGGAAGGCCGGATGATCTCGGCGGCCGCCGCCCAGACGCTCGGCATGGTCGACCGCGTCGCGACCTTCGAGGCCACGCTCGAGCGCCTGAATCGCCAGCTCGCTACCGGGGGCGGACCCCGGACGGAGGCAGGGAGGACAGCAATGCCCGAGGACAAGCCCAGTACGGAGAATGCCCCGTCGGCTCCACAGGTGTCGGTCCCGGATGGCCAGATCGTCGTGTCGATGGCCGAGATCGCGGAGCTGCGCCAGAAGGCCGCCCGCGCGGATCGGCTGGAACCTCTCCAGCAGGATCTCCAGCGTGCGCAGGCCGAGAAGGCCGAGCTGGCAGAGGCGGCCCATCAGGAGCGCATCAGCTACAAGCTGCGCTCGCTCAAGATCCCGGCCTTCCGCCCCTTCGCGCGCGTGTTCTACCAGCTCGCGCTGTCGGCCAACGGCGGCACCTACGTGCTGACCGATCCAAAGCGGCCGATCTCCGCCGAGCAGGCCGTGGACGCCTGGCTCACGGAGATGAATCGCCAGGCCGAGACGCTGTTCAAGACCTACTCGATCCAGCAGAAGCCGGCGGATGCCCAGGAGCCTGACGAGCCGGGCCCCAAGGTCGAGTACCGCGTCCGGAAGTACCTGGCCGAGAAGAAGCTCGATCCTATCAAGGATTA is a window of Candidatus Methylomirabilota bacterium DNA encoding:
- a CDS encoding S49 family peptidase, producing the protein MPLPTPNQDEQESDFIDRCMADGTTNEDFPDNSQRRAICQKQWDGESATAHGQYPHIAQYVREHPWAILPATLDTIVEVLRLRAGGARLSDEEIRARIGAASPPALRALGGVQVLPLFGVISHRMNLMTDISGGTSTEQFAAAFQRAVNDPQVGAIVLDVDSPGGSVFGIQELADVIYGARGSKPIVAMVNATAASAAYWLASQADELVVTPSGQVGAIGVLAIHEDLSKMAEKAGAKVTYISAGRYKSEGQAFVALDETARAAMQQRVDDYYAAFLGAVARGRGVTVSDVKGGFGEGRMISAAAAQTLGMVDRVATFEATLERLNRQLATGGGPRTEAGRTAMPEDKPSTENAPSAPQVSVPDGQIVVSMAEIAELRQKAARADRLEPLQQDLQRAQAEKAELAEAAHQERISYKLRSLKIPAFRPFARVFYQLALSANGGTYVLTDPKRPISAEQAVDAWLTEMNRQAETLFKTYSIQQKPADAQEPDEPGPKVEYRVRKYLAEKKLDPIKDYQAAMRVVLDEDPELKEAYVRS